In the Candidatus Latescibacterota bacterium genome, ATCTACCTGGCGCGGCTGAGTGCGGCGGGGGAGACCAGCAGCCTGCGCATGACTCTCCTGAAGTAAGAGGAGCGCCCGTGCCCGCTGCGCCCCTGGCGGCCCCCAATCCCGAGCGTGAGCGTCGGGACGGCGAGCGCGTCACCTGGCTCAGCATCGTCGCCGAGCTGGTGCTCATCGCGCTCAAGCTCACGGTGGGGCTTCTGGGGCGCAGCCAGGCCCTCGTGGCCGACGCCGCCCACAGCGCCTCGGATCTGGTGACGGACTTCGTCACCCTGGTGGGCCT is a window encoding:
- a CDS encoding cation transporter produces the protein MPAAPLAAPNPERERRDGERVTWLSIVAELVLIALKLTVGLLGRSQALVADAAHSASDLVTDFVTLVGL